From Nomascus leucogenys isolate Asia chromosome 15, Asia_NLE_v1, whole genome shotgun sequence, a single genomic window includes:
- the LOC115838548 gene encoding LOW QUALITY PROTEIN: ATP synthase subunit ATP5MPL, mitochondrial (The sequence of the model RefSeq protein was modified relative to this genomic sequence to represent the inferred CDS: inserted 2 bases in 1 codon; substituted 1 base at 1 genomic stop codon), which produces MLQSIMXNVWIPMKLYYTXKDIWVGMGLMSLIVYKIQSANKRSKALKALAPAHGHH; this is translated from the exons ATGCTTCAAAGTATTATGTAAAATGTGTGGATCCCCATGAAGCTCTACTATAC CAAGGATATTTGGGTAGGAATGGGGCTGATGAGCCTCATCGTTTACAAAATCCAGAGTGCTAATAAAAGAAGTAAAGCTTTGAAAGCGCTGGCGCCTGCTCATGGTCATCACTAA